From Armatimonadota bacterium, a single genomic window includes:
- a CDS encoding RidA family protein, translating to MERPQALTSDKLPRPRGSYSQAVRAGGFLFVSGMTAIYPESGQPCTGPVEEQVRVTLDNLRTLLDEAGASLAQVVKTTLYLADMDDFQAMNEIYASYFPQRPPARTTLEAARLPMDFLVEIDAIAWLGG from the coding sequence ATGGAGCGACCCCAGGCGTTGACATCCGACAAGCTGCCGCGCCCTCGGGGGTCGTATTCACAGGCGGTGCGGGCGGGTGGGTTTCTGTTTGTCTCCGGCATGACCGCGATCTACCCGGAGAGCGGCCAGCCCTGCACCGGGCCGGTCGAGGAGCAGGTGCGGGTCACGCTGGACAACCTGCGGACGCTGCTTGACGAGGCGGGAGCGTCGTTGGCGCAGGTGGTCAAGACCACACTCTACCTGGCCGACATGGATGACTTCCAGGCGATGAACGAGATCTACGCCTCCTATTTCCCGCAGCGCCCGCCCGCGCGCACGACCCTCGAGGCCGCGCGCCTGCCAATGGATTTCCTGGTGGAGATAGATGCCATCGCGTGGCTGGGGGGCTGA